In Nocardia yunnanensis, one DNA window encodes the following:
- a CDS encoding TetR/AcrR family transcriptional regulator, with product MSPRQYNLGKRTAQIEQSRRQVLDAARELLGEADNYTGFTLDAVAKRADVARATVYYQFKSKTGLLEAVCDDLGAEGGLSELVKAFTDPEPLSALEEFIACFARFWQADRPAMRRLRALAALDADVHAVISARDERRREGLTVLAGRFAAGGQPLHDTDRRVRILLALTSFETFDTMAGAEADLLDVVPVITGIAATVLEAKA from the coding sequence ATGAGTCCCCGCCAATACAACCTGGGAAAGCGCACCGCGCAGATCGAGCAGAGCCGTCGGCAGGTGCTCGACGCGGCCCGGGAACTGCTGGGCGAGGCCGACAACTACACCGGATTCACCCTGGACGCGGTGGCCAAGCGCGCCGACGTGGCCCGTGCCACGGTCTACTACCAGTTCAAGTCGAAAACCGGTCTGCTGGAAGCGGTCTGCGACGATCTCGGCGCCGAAGGCGGTCTGTCGGAACTGGTCAAAGCCTTCACCGATCCCGAACCGCTCTCCGCGCTGGAGGAATTCATCGCCTGCTTCGCTCGCTTCTGGCAGGCCGACCGCCCCGCCATGCGCCGGCTGCGCGCACTGGCGGCCCTCGACGCCGATGTCCACGCGGTCATCAGTGCTCGCGACGAGCGCCGCCGCGAGGGTCTCACGGTGCTGGCGGGCCGCTTCGCCGCCGGCGGCCAACCGCTGCACGACACCGATCGGCGGGTGCGAATCCTATTGGCTCTCACCAGCTTCGAGACGTTCGACACCATGGCCGGCGCCGAGGCCGATCTGCTCGACGTCGTCCCGGTGATCACCGGAATCGCGGCCACTGTCCTGGAGGCGAAAGCCTAG
- the dop gene encoding depupylase/deamidase Dop: MQRIIGIEVEYGISTPTEPSANPILTSTQAVLAYAAAEGVPRAKRTRWDYEVESPLRDARGFDLGRLNGPAPVIDADEVGAANMILTNGARLYVDHAHPEYSAPEVTDPLDAVIWDKAGERVMEAAARYASSVPGAPRMQLYKNNVDGKGASYGTHENYLMSRETPFNQIILGLTPFFVSRQVVCGSGRVGIGQSGDTPGFQLSQRADYIEVEVGLETTLKRGIINTRDEPHADADKYRRLHVIIGDANLAEWSTYLKVGTTSLVLDLIEAGEDLSDLQLARPVTAVHTISHDPTLRATVALSDGRELTGLALQRIYLDRVEKFMDRTGNDDARVQDVIEKWAHVLDLLERDPMETADLLDWTAKLRLLEGMRNREGLSWAAPKLHLVDLQYSDVRLDKGLYNRLVARGSMQRLTTEQQVVDAMTNPPTDTRAYFRGECLRRFGADIAAASWDSVIFDLGGDSLVRIPTLEPRRGTKSHVGKLLDGVHTASELVRQLTH; the protein is encoded by the coding sequence ATGCAGCGCATCATCGGAATCGAGGTCGAGTACGGCATTTCGACGCCTACCGAGCCGTCGGCCAACCCGATTCTCACGTCGACCCAGGCGGTGCTCGCCTACGCCGCGGCCGAGGGCGTGCCGCGCGCCAAGCGCACACGCTGGGATTACGAGGTGGAATCGCCGTTGCGGGACGCGCGCGGTTTCGATCTCGGCAGGCTCAACGGGCCCGCGCCGGTGATCGACGCCGACGAGGTCGGGGCGGCGAACATGATCCTCACCAACGGGGCACGCCTCTACGTGGATCACGCCCACCCGGAATACTCCGCGCCCGAGGTCACCGACCCGCTCGACGCCGTCATCTGGGACAAGGCGGGTGAACGGGTGATGGAGGCCGCCGCGCGCTACGCCTCCAGCGTGCCGGGCGCGCCGCGCATGCAGCTCTACAAGAACAATGTCGACGGCAAGGGCGCCTCCTACGGCACCCACGAGAACTATCTGATGAGCCGCGAGACCCCGTTCAACCAGATCATTCTCGGGTTGACGCCGTTCTTCGTCTCCCGGCAGGTGGTGTGCGGTTCCGGTCGCGTCGGCATCGGGCAGTCCGGTGACACCCCCGGATTCCAGCTCTCGCAGCGCGCCGACTACATCGAGGTCGAGGTCGGGCTCGAGACCACCCTCAAGCGCGGCATCATCAACACCCGTGACGAACCGCACGCCGACGCCGACAAGTACCGTCGCCTGCACGTCATCATCGGCGACGCCAACCTCGCCGAATGGTCGACCTACCTCAAGGTCGGCACCACCTCGCTGGTGCTGGACCTGATCGAGGCCGGTGAGGACCTCTCGGATCTGCAGCTCGCCCGCCCGGTCACCGCCGTGCACACCATCAGCCACGACCCGACTCTGCGTGCCACCGTTGCCCTTTCGGACGGGCGCGAGCTGACCGGCCTTGCGCTGCAACGCATCTACCTCGACCGGGTCGAGAAGTTCATGGACCGCACCGGAAACGACGATGCGCGCGTGCAGGACGTCATCGAGAAGTGGGCGCACGTGCTCGACCTGCTCGAGCGCGATCCCATGGAGACCGCCGACCTGCTGGACTGGACCGCCAAACTGCGGCTGCTCGAGGGCATGCGCAATCGTGAGGGCCTGTCGTGGGCCGCGCCCAAACTGCACCTGGTCGATCTGCAGTACTCGGATGTGCGCCTGGACAAGGGCCTCTACAACCGCCTGGTGGCGCGCGGGTCCATGCAGCGGCTCACCACCGAGCAGCAGGTCGTGGACGCCATGACCAACCCGCCCACCGACACCCGCGCCTACTTCCGCGGCGAATGCCTGCGCCGCTTCGGCGCGGATATCGCGGCGGCCAGCTGGGATTCGGTCATTTTCGACCTGGGCGGCGACAGTCTGGTCCGCATCCCGACCCTGGAACCGCGGCGCGGCACCAAGTCGCATGTGGGCAAGTTGCTGGACGGCGTCCACACCGCATCCGAATTGGTGCGGCAACTGACCCACTGA
- a CDS encoding DUF3558 family protein codes for MKRLAEKRSSTRVLILGFALGLLPLAAITACNSQRTETPETTRSTSVPSSFDPCKDIPADVLTANHLQPQPAHHQPDDLGGQEEYKGCDYKTQDDAAAEYGPGVFIAATNMTLDYFKSTYQPSRISKIDGRDVAAVPSQNNTHCILWVGITGGGIRFDTVTPKKDACEVLTDLVTAIFDLKRIGCAA; via the coding sequence ATGAAACGGCTCGCCGAAAAGCGCTCCTCCACACGAGTTCTGATACTCGGTTTCGCTCTCGGGCTGCTTCCCTTGGCCGCCATCACCGCATGCAACAGCCAGCGCACCGAAACCCCCGAGACCACCCGGTCAACCAGTGTGCCCAGTTCGTTCGACCCCTGCAAAGACATCCCCGCCGACGTCTTGACCGCCAACCACCTGCAACCCCAACCCGCCCATCATCAGCCCGACGACCTCGGCGGCCAGGAAGAGTACAAGGGCTGCGACTACAAGACCCAGGACGACGCAGCCGCGGAATACGGCCCAGGAGTCTTCATCGCCGCGACGAACATGACCCTGGACTACTTCAAATCCACCTACCAACCCAGCCGCATCTCGAAGATCGACGGCCGCGATGTCGCGGCAGTCCCCTCCCAGAACAACACACACTGCATCCTCTGGGTCGGCATCACCGGTGGCGGAATCCGATTCGACACGGTCACTCCCAAAAAGGATGCATGTGAGGTTTTGACCGATCTCGTGACGGCGATATTTGATCTGAAACGAATCGGTTGCGCTGCTTGA
- a CDS encoding AurF N-oxygenase family protein, producing MGDNAVTSPAIRETPLSPRESFAARLLTGSVKKSYDPVVDMDWDAPLDPDKLFLPPEIVSLYGTPLWEAMTPEQRRELSRQELANVLSVGIWFENLLNRLLLRELMAGDPTSRHSHYTLTEMGDECRHMMMFGKLIDRIEARPYWPNRYERLVIAALQLFLRGSMVWVGALVGEEIFDALQRRTLDDPQLQPLVARAMRIHVTEEARHIGFARDALAHRVPTMSRAELLYTRLCVAVAAPLFVHLMTNWHMYARAGVEDGRAARRLARANPHSRRALGLGAANLGAFLDKQGLIGPIGKRVWRRRGLL from the coding sequence ATGGGCGACAACGCCGTCACCAGCCCGGCCATCCGCGAGACCCCGCTCTCACCCCGCGAATCCTTCGCCGCGCGCCTGCTCACCGGCTCGGTGAAGAAGTCCTACGACCCGGTCGTCGACATGGACTGGGACGCTCCCCTGGATCCGGACAAACTCTTCCTGCCACCCGAGATCGTCTCGCTCTACGGCACACCCCTGTGGGAGGCGATGACGCCCGAGCAGCGCCGCGAACTGTCGCGCCAGGAACTGGCGAACGTGCTGTCGGTGGGCATCTGGTTCGAGAACCTGCTCAACCGGCTGCTGCTGCGCGAGCTCATGGCCGGCGATCCCACCTCGCGCCACTCGCACTACACGCTCACCGAGATGGGCGACGAGTGCCGGCACATGATGATGTTCGGCAAGCTCATCGACCGCATCGAGGCCCGGCCGTACTGGCCGAACCGCTATGAGCGCCTGGTCATCGCCGCGCTGCAACTGTTTCTGCGCGGATCGATGGTGTGGGTGGGTGCGCTCGTGGGCGAGGAGATCTTCGACGCCCTGCAGCGACGCACCCTCGACGACCCGCAGTTGCAGCCACTCGTGGCGCGCGCCATGCGCATTCACGTCACCGAGGAGGCACGCCACATCGGATTCGCACGCGACGCGCTGGCGCACCGCGTGCCGACCATGTCGCGCGCCGAATTGCTGTACACGCGACTGTGTGTCGCGGTGGCCGCTCCCCTGTTCGTGCACCTCATGACGAACTGGCACATGTACGCCCGCGCGGGCGTCGAGGACGGCCGCGCGGCCCGGCGCCTGGCGCGCGCCAACCCGCATTCACGCCGGGCGCTCGGGCTCGGCGCCGCGAATCTCGGTGCGTTCCTGGACAAACAGGGGCTGATCGGGCCGATCGGCAAGCGGGTGTGGCGGCGGCGAGGACTGCTGTGA
- the prcB gene encoding proteasome subunit beta: MTQGDPLRLQLGFAQSSFSEYLRLHAPELLPGNGIGSGGSHPNPGTPSDIAPHGTTIVAVSYRGGVLIAGDRRATQGNLLASRDIEKVYITDTYSAAGIAGTAGMAIEMIRLFAVELEYYEKIEGVPLTFDGKANKLSKMVRDNLPAALQGLAVVPLLVGYDPDAQDPDRSGRIVSYDVVGGRSEERFGYTAVGSGSLFAKSSLKKTYARGIDQDRALRIAIESLFDAADDDTATGGPDTMRNIYPTAIVIDAEGSEEVTKERLEEITRSMVEERAAQAAEGIGEA; this comes from the coding sequence GTGACCCAAGGTGACCCCCTGCGGCTCCAGTTGGGGTTCGCCCAATCCTCTTTCTCCGAGTACCTGCGTTTGCACGCTCCGGAATTGTTGCCCGGCAACGGAATCGGATCCGGCGGCAGTCACCCGAATCCGGGGACGCCGTCGGATATCGCTCCGCACGGCACCACTATCGTCGCGGTCAGCTACCGCGGCGGTGTGCTGATCGCCGGTGACCGCCGCGCCACCCAGGGCAATCTGCTGGCCAGCCGCGACATCGAGAAGGTGTACATCACCGACACCTACTCCGCGGCCGGCATCGCGGGCACCGCGGGCATGGCGATCGAGATGATTCGCCTGTTCGCGGTGGAACTCGAGTACTACGAGAAGATCGAGGGCGTCCCCCTCACCTTCGACGGCAAGGCCAACAAGCTGTCGAAGATGGTGCGCGACAACCTTCCCGCCGCCCTGCAGGGGCTGGCGGTGGTGCCGCTGCTGGTCGGCTACGACCCGGACGCGCAGGACCCGGATCGTTCCGGGCGCATCGTGTCCTACGACGTGGTCGGCGGGCGCAGCGAGGAGCGTTTCGGGTACACCGCGGTGGGGTCGGGTTCACTGTTCGCCAAATCGTCGCTGAAGAAGACCTATGCGCGCGGGATCGATCAGGACCGGGCGCTGCGGATCGCGATCGAATCGCTCTTCGACGCCGCCGACGACGACACCGCCACCGGCGGGCCGGACACCATGCGCAATATCTATCCGACCGCGATCGTGATCGACGCGGAGGGCTCCGAGGAAGTGACCAAGGAGCGCCTCGAGGAGATCACGCGGTCGATGGTGGAGGAGCGGGCCGCGCAGGCGGCAGAGGGGATCGGCGAAGCATGA
- a CDS encoding TetR/AcrR family transcriptional regulator — translation MTGTRRRPAPPSPRDRERAADGRSTRWNGHKAQRRTEMLDAALAVIEDNGTEISVQQIADRLQVPRPVVYRHFDGRADLDEAIRGHILDSVLAELLPRLHSEGTVRDLVRGAVGTYVGWVENHPNLHRFLAAADPHGESSTALAGARDRIGGRLAGLFADTLERFGVDRNRARPMAFGTIGFVDGVVNSWRAAPTLASEHIEGILTESVLSLLEGNARSLDLPLTRDTVVADLFARTAAAQA, via the coding sequence GTGACCGGCACCCGACGCAGACCCGCACCGCCCTCCCCCCGGGACCGGGAGCGGGCCGCCGACGGCCGCAGCACCCGCTGGAACGGACACAAGGCGCAGCGGCGCACCGAAATGCTCGACGCCGCCCTCGCGGTCATCGAGGACAACGGCACCGAGATCTCGGTGCAGCAGATCGCCGACCGCCTGCAGGTCCCGCGCCCGGTCGTCTACCGCCATTTCGACGGCCGCGCCGACCTCGACGAGGCGATCCGCGGGCACATCCTGGATTCGGTGCTGGCCGAACTGCTTCCGCGCCTGCATTCCGAGGGCACCGTGCGCGATCTGGTTCGCGGCGCGGTCGGCACCTATGTCGGCTGGGTGGAGAACCATCCGAACCTGCACCGCTTCCTGGCCGCCGCCGACCCGCACGGCGAATCCTCCACCGCGCTCGCCGGGGCCCGCGACCGCATCGGCGGACGGCTCGCCGGCCTGTTCGCCGACACTCTCGAACGGTTCGGCGTCGACCGGAATCGGGCCCGCCCCATGGCCTTCGGGACCATCGGCTTCGTGGACGGCGTGGTCAACAGCTGGCGGGCCGCCCCGACCCTGGCCAGCGAACACATCGAAGGCATCCTCACCGAATCGGTGCTGTCGCTGCTGGAGGGCAATGCCCGTAGCCTGGACCTGCCGTTGACCCGCGACACCGTCGTCGCGGATCTGTTCGCGCGCACCGCCGCCGCCCAGGCGTGA
- a CDS encoding MFS transporter, with the protein MRRGEAALIDLRLLRDRNFAAVNAMVFVYIGMLSGLTALLPLYFQTIGGDSPLRSGALVAPLGVGAIVTTVITGRLGDTYSPRPLILAGLPVALLGILGLAEISPGTADILTLSAIFVIGLGHCMIMPAALGATYRTLPRAHIASATTATNVGIRAGSSFGVAAVLILLQRDLDHRSPAYAFAHTYWWTLAIATAAIVPALLLPRRV; encoded by the coding sequence CTGCGTCGGGGCGAGGCCGCCCTGATCGATCTCCGGCTGCTGCGGGATCGAAACTTCGCCGCCGTCAACGCGATGGTGTTCGTCTACATCGGGATGCTGTCCGGTTTGACGGCGCTGCTGCCGCTGTATTTCCAGACCATCGGCGGTGACAGCCCCCTCCGCTCCGGCGCACTGGTCGCGCCCCTGGGCGTGGGCGCCATCGTGACCACCGTGATCACGGGCCGGCTCGGCGACACATACTCCCCGCGCCCGCTGATCCTGGCGGGTCTGCCCGTCGCTCTGCTCGGCATTCTCGGCCTCGCCGAAATATCTCCCGGCACTGCCGACATCCTCACTCTCTCAGCGATATTCGTGATCGGCCTGGGCCACTGCATGATCATGCCCGCCGCCCTGGGAGCCACCTACCGAACCCTGCCGCGAGCCCACATCGCCTCTGCCACAACCGCTACCAATGTCGGCATCCGAGCCGGCAGCTCCTTCGGCGTGGCCGCCGTCCTGATCCTGCTGCAACGCGACTTGGACCACCGGAGTCCCGCTTACGCCTTCGCGCACACCTATTGGTGGACGCTCGCCATCGCGACGGCCGCGATCGTCCCCGCCCTGCTGCTACCCCGGCGGGTGTAA
- a CDS encoding ubiquitin-like protein Pup translates to MAQEQTKRAGGGDEDEGPVGDGGAGQERREKLAEETDDLLDEIDDVLEENAEDFVRAYVQKGGQ, encoded by the coding sequence ATGGCACAAGAGCAGACCAAGCGCGCCGGTGGCGGCGACGAGGACGAGGGCCCGGTCGGTGACGGCGGGGCGGGACAGGAGCGTCGCGAGAAGCTGGCGGAGGAAACCGACGACCTGCTCGACGAGATCGACGACGTGCTCGAGGAGAACGCCGAGGACTTCGTCCGCGCCTACGTGCAGAAGGGCGGCCAGTGA
- a CDS encoding CoA pyrophosphatase, with product MAVDVDRDANHWSELPAGRLRHAMAAALSGFDRRALSLDGRKAAAVVIAIAAHEGKNAIWLTERSAGLRAHAGQLALPGGRLDPGEDAETAALRELHEELGIRLPRSSVLGLLDDYPTRSGYIMTPVVAWVDVVGEPIPSPAEVAAVHRIPLAELDVEPVLAPVPGSEHPTIKLPMLGGHLHAPTAAILHQFREVALHRRPTRVAHMDQPRWAWE from the coding sequence ATGGCGGTCGATGTGGACAGGGACGCGAACCACTGGAGCGAGCTCCCCGCGGGACGGTTGCGGCACGCGATGGCGGCGGCATTGAGCGGGTTCGACCGGCGAGCTCTCAGCCTGGATGGCCGCAAGGCCGCCGCCGTGGTGATCGCGATCGCCGCTCACGAGGGGAAAAACGCCATTTGGCTGACCGAACGCTCCGCGGGGCTGCGGGCGCACGCCGGACAGCTGGCATTGCCGGGCGGGCGGCTCGATCCCGGTGAGGACGCCGAGACCGCCGCGCTGCGAGAGTTGCACGAGGAGTTGGGAATCCGGCTGCCCCGCTCCTCCGTGCTGGGGCTGCTCGACGACTATCCGACCCGCTCGGGGTACATCATGACGCCGGTGGTGGCCTGGGTCGACGTGGTGGGCGAACCGATCCCCAGTCCCGCCGAAGTGGCTGCGGTGCATCGGATTCCGCTCGCCGAGCTCGATGTCGAGCCGGTGCTGGCGCCGGTCCCCGGCTCCGAGCACCCGACCATCAAGCTGCCGATGCTCGGCGGCCACCTGCACGCGCCCACCGCCGCGATCCTCCACCAGTTCCGCGAGGTCGCCCTGCACCGCCGGCCCACCCGCGTCGCGCATATGGATCAGCCGCGGTGGGCCTGGGAGTGA
- a CDS encoding DUF418 domain-containing protein, whose product MVEPASAPTPPPLVTTDAGAADPVPAESGSTRLAVLDVLRGIAILGTLGTNIWIFTNAEGLLGYVAHSDEPHGAWLWVERFLQQLAQGKFLGLLTIMFGIGLAIQQRSAARGGRGWPGSYPVRAGLLLLDGVVNFFLVAEFDVLMGYAVTGLVVAYLLATSPKAQRRWLIAQASIHLTMLTLIAVGIATASGGSGGHRALDPNPYADGSFWDLVVFRWEHALVFRLEPLFIFPMSIALFLLGAQLFRAGIFEPRGARIRKRLMLIGFGFAAPIDLTLGMIGGDLILLARYGTAPLVSLGLLALVAQLYAHRPAPGWVGRRFGEVGRMALSCYILQNLVSGFLCYGWGLGLAGLVSANSRVPFTVGIYIVVCALMLAFAHFWLRRFARGPVEWLWHRSYRALTGA is encoded by the coding sequence ATGGTCGAACCGGCTTCCGCCCCCACCCCGCCGCCGCTGGTCACCACGGACGCCGGGGCCGCGGATCCCGTTCCCGCCGAATCGGGTTCGACGCGGCTGGCGGTGCTCGACGTGCTGCGCGGTATCGCCATTCTGGGCACGCTGGGCACCAATATCTGGATCTTCACCAATGCCGAAGGGCTGCTGGGCTATGTCGCGCACAGTGACGAACCGCACGGGGCGTGGCTGTGGGTCGAGCGATTCCTGCAACAGCTGGCGCAGGGCAAGTTCCTGGGGCTGCTGACCATCATGTTCGGCATCGGGCTGGCTATCCAGCAGCGATCGGCGGCGCGGGGCGGGCGGGGGTGGCCAGGCAGCTATCCGGTGCGGGCGGGGCTGCTGTTGCTGGACGGCGTGGTGAACTTCTTCCTGGTCGCCGAATTCGACGTGCTGATGGGGTACGCGGTCACCGGGCTGGTCGTGGCGTATCTGCTGGCGACGAGCCCGAAAGCGCAGCGGCGCTGGCTGATCGCGCAGGCGAGCATCCATCTCACCATGCTGACGCTGATCGCCGTCGGCATCGCCACGGCCTCCGGCGGCTCGGGCGGGCATCGGGCCCTGGACCCGAATCCCTACGCGGACGGCTCGTTCTGGGATCTGGTGGTCTTCCGCTGGGAGCATGCGCTGGTGTTCCGCCTGGAACCGCTGTTCATCTTCCCGATGTCGATCGCGCTGTTCCTGCTGGGCGCGCAGCTGTTCCGAGCCGGGATCTTCGAGCCGCGGGGCGCGCGAATCCGCAAGCGGCTCATGCTGATCGGCTTCGGGTTCGCCGCGCCGATCGACCTGACCCTCGGGATGATCGGCGGCGATCTGATCCTGCTGGCCCGCTACGGCACCGCCCCGCTGGTCTCGCTGGGTCTGCTGGCGCTGGTCGCGCAGCTGTACGCGCATCGTCCCGCCCCGGGCTGGGTGGGGCGGCGTTTCGGCGAGGTCGGGCGAATGGCGTTGAGCTGCTATATCCTTCAGAACCTGGTGTCGGGATTCCTGTGCTACGGCTGGGGTCTCGGCCTGGCGGGTCTGGTGTCGGCGAACTCGCGGGTGCCGTTCACGGTGGGGATCTACATCGTGGTGTGCGCGCTCATGCTGGCGTTCGCACACTTCTGGCTACGCCGTTTCGCGCGCGGACCGGTGGAGTGGCTGTGGCATCGCAGCTATCGCGCCCTCACCGGCGCGTGA
- a CDS encoding MFS transporter, which yields MTTSTPAASTEFDPALRRLVVVVVLGAIMTILDTTITSVAVKTLGSQFDTTLTTTQWVLAGYTLALSTSIPLSGWAIERFGPKTMWMVSLLLFVAGSVLCGLAWNIAALIGFRVLQGFGAGMILPIGQTMLARAAGPARMGRVMSAIAVPAMLAPVLGPAVGGLILGHLSWRWMFYINVPLCAVAVLAALRLLPPDPVRDRGAKLDLLGLALLSPGLGALVYGAAQAGSGVGLTDIRVLAGVAVGPRWSAATSRTRCVGARPP from the coding sequence ATGACGACATCGACTCCCGCGGCATCCACCGAGTTCGATCCGGCGCTGCGACGGCTCGTGGTCGTGGTGGTCCTCGGCGCGATCATGACGATCCTGGACACCACCATCACCAGCGTGGCCGTGAAAACGCTTGGCTCGCAGTTCGATACGACGCTCACCACGACGCAGTGGGTGCTGGCCGGATACACCCTGGCGCTCTCGACCAGCATCCCGCTCTCGGGCTGGGCGATCGAACGGTTCGGGCCGAAGACGATGTGGATGGTCTCGCTGCTGCTGTTCGTCGCCGGCTCGGTGCTGTGCGGGCTGGCCTGGAACATCGCCGCGCTCATCGGGTTTCGAGTGCTACAGGGCTTCGGCGCGGGCATGATTCTGCCGATCGGCCAGACCATGCTGGCCCGCGCCGCCGGGCCCGCCCGGATGGGCCGGGTGATGAGCGCCATCGCGGTGCCCGCCATGCTCGCCCCGGTGCTGGGCCCGGCGGTCGGCGGCCTCATTCTCGGCCACCTGTCGTGGCGGTGGATGTTCTACATCAATGTTCCGCTGTGCGCGGTCGCGGTCCTCGCGGCCTTGCGGCTGTTGCCGCCGGACCCGGTCCGCGATCGCGGCGCGAAGCTTGACCTGCTCGGATTGGCGCTGCTGTCACCGGGTTTGGGTGCGCTGGTGTACGGCGCCGCGCAGGCCGGCAGCGGCGTCGGCCTGACCGATATCCGGGTCCTGGCGGGCGTGGCGGTCGGGCCGCGCTGGTCGGCTGCTACATCCCGCACGCGCTGCGTCGGGGCGAGGCCGCCCTGA
- a CDS encoding helix-turn-helix domain-containing protein, translating into MIKGLTQRAVAAAMGIDVKHYGKLESGRVAFHPDYLACWCRAVDLPQFFLRLILANIAAGLYDPNPGSWPSRLTPLDQERLDALPFVAMHLGVPRFDVLQINDIGARTLVGLETPAPDAIAPRNLFDWFFNNSCARTSIANWQTIVARLLYGFKILGPVSLSADEMREVLAPCVGHPQFARLWNADFTQEQFDNTLIILKNPDTRKWENYRMSAWNSVTPVVHGEFVIMTPTTAGPDNPAAYIDPLAPPSYDSTFGEGFRPDEVASPG; encoded by the coding sequence TTGATCAAGGGCCTCACGCAGCGTGCGGTCGCCGCGGCCATGGGTATAGACGTCAAGCACTACGGCAAGCTCGAAAGCGGCCGCGTCGCTTTCCATCCCGACTATCTGGCCTGCTGGTGCAGGGCCGTGGATCTCCCGCAGTTCTTTCTGCGGCTGATCCTCGCCAATATCGCCGCCGGGCTCTACGACCCGAACCCCGGCAGCTGGCCCAGCCGCCTCACACCCCTGGACCAGGAACGTCTCGACGCGCTGCCGTTCGTCGCCATGCATCTGGGTGTGCCGCGCTTCGATGTGTTGCAGATCAACGACATCGGCGCGCGGACGCTGGTGGGTCTCGAGACTCCCGCACCGGATGCGATCGCTCCGCGCAACCTGTTCGATTGGTTTTTCAACAACAGCTGCGCGCGGACGTCGATCGCGAACTGGCAGACCATCGTCGCGCGGCTGCTGTACGGCTTCAAGATCCTGGGGCCGGTGTCGTTGTCCGCCGACGAAATGCGAGAGGTGCTGGCCCCCTGCGTGGGTCACCCGCAATTCGCGCGGTTGTGGAATGCCGACTTCACGCAGGAACAGTTCGACAACACCCTGATCATCCTGAAGAACCCGGACACCCGGAAGTGGGAGAACTACCGCATGTCGGCGTGGAACAGCGTGACGCCGGTCGTGCACGGCGAGTTCGTGATCATGACACCGACCACCGCCGGTCCTGACAACCCGGCCGCCTACATCGATCCTCTCGCTCCACCGTCCTACGACAGCACTTTCGGCGAGGGATTCCGACCGGACGAAGTAGCGAGCCCCGGGTAA
- the prcA gene encoding proteasome subunit alpha, producing MTLPYYASAEQIMRDKTELARKGIARGRSVVVLVYDKGVVFVAENPSATLHKISELYDRVGFAAVGKYNEFEALRRGGILQADLRGYQFDRRDVTGRFLANLYAQSLGTIFTDQLKPYEVEICVAEVGYPEQSTNSVLYRINFDGSIVDEREFVVMGGNTDPITNALKASYKPGMDLHSAITTAVAALQKAVPEGDKDKSRTLSPGSLEVATLEQSRPRRAFRRIQGATLQELVTGKASTAKASAEPETPSSGDPS from the coding sequence ATGACACTGCCGTATTACGCGTCGGCCGAACAGATCATGCGCGACAAGACCGAACTCGCGCGCAAGGGCATCGCGCGCGGTCGGTCGGTCGTGGTGCTGGTCTACGACAAGGGCGTGGTGTTCGTGGCCGAGAACCCCTCGGCGACCCTGCACAAGATCAGCGAGTTGTACGACCGGGTCGGGTTCGCCGCGGTCGGCAAGTACAACGAGTTCGAGGCGCTGCGCCGCGGCGGCATCCTGCAGGCGGATCTGCGCGGCTACCAGTTCGACCGGCGCGACGTGACCGGCCGCTTCCTGGCCAACCTGTACGCCCAGAGCCTGGGCACCATCTTCACCGACCAGCTCAAGCCCTACGAGGTGGAGATCTGCGTCGCGGAGGTGGGTTATCCGGAGCAGTCCACGAATTCGGTGCTCTACCGCATCAACTTCGACGGATCCATTGTGGACGAACGGGAATTCGTGGTGATGGGCGGCAACACCGACCCGATCACCAACGCGCTCAAGGCGTCCTACAAGCCCGGCATGGACCTGCATTCGGCCATCACCACGGCGGTGGCCGCGCTGCAGAAAGCCGTCCCCGAGGGTGACAAGGACAAATCCCGCACCCTCAGCCCCGGCTCCCTCGAGGTGGCCACCCTGGAACAGTCCCGCCCTCGCCGCGCCTTCCGCCGCATCCAGGGTGCGACCCTCCAGGAACTCGTCACCGGCAAGGCCTCCACCGCCAAAGCCTCCGCCGAACCCGAAACCCCGTCCAGCGGAGACCCCTCCTAG